In Pristis pectinata isolate sPriPec2 chromosome 7, sPriPec2.1.pri, whole genome shotgun sequence, the sequence TGCAGCAAAGtgatgctgagataaaagatggGCCAGGATTTTACTGAATAGCAAAGTgaacacaaggggctgaatggcctactcctgtttttatttcttatgctcttaggCTAACATTGTAGAATGTTGTGCATGGAACCCCACTCCTGACTTTATGACATAGGAAAGGTTATTAATGCAGCAGCTAAAACTCAGAACCTTAATGGGACCAATTACATAATCACTGGCTTCAACAAGAGCACAGAAACTGTGCATGCTGCAATGAATAGTTCAATCCTGGCTTCTCAaaaccttcccaccattgagAAAACTAGATGTCAAGGATGTACTGTACTGCTTATCTAGTTGGATATACCATAACACTCAAGAAAGTTGGCACCATTCATGACAAAGCTGTCCACCAATGACACactttggctgcagtgtgtacttcCTACaggtgcactgcagcaattctTTGCATTTATTTCGGCAGCACTTCTCCATCCTGGGATTTCGGTcactaagaaaaataaaagtagtaacatCAATTCGATAACTTGacgcaacacacaaaggagttgggggagctcagtgggtcaggcagcaactattggagggaaatggacagtcgatgtatcgggttgagatccttcatctggactgtctgcaccccagtccagatgaagggtctcgacctgaaacgtcgactgtctatttcctgctatagatgctgtctgacctgctgagttcctccagctcctttgtgtgttgctccagatttccagcatctgcagtctctcgtgtgtcCCCCTTAGATAAGTTGATGTTCCCTTGAGGTCAGATACAGCAGAGTTTCCATCATCATTACCTGGGTGATATCCAGGAATTCTTTAATAAGTACCAGTGGGAGCATCGTTACCATAAGCACTGAAAAAGTCATGCAGAAGACTCTCCACAACTTATCCATGGCAACAAATGATTTGTAATAACTGTGGTTTTGGCAGTTGCATTTATATTCTAAGAACAAGTAAACcaaatatttttcaaactttttttaaaaactagaaACCTATGCTTATGGGGTGAAGAAAAGTgctgttattttaaaaatatataattatgCACATACCCTTCAGCAATTGAAACATCTGATGAATTCAGAGACTAGAGAAAATTCAAAACATTGAGTTTTAGCAGCCATGAGGATAGTGTATAAATACTGGAGGACGTGATTTTTTTTAGCTTTAGAGAGAAGCAACGCAAAGTATCTTACAACAGTATACAATACTTTAAATGGCATAGGTATGATTAAGGCATGATACTTGACCATGGGTGCATACGTCTTACTTAGTTAGAGGACAATGCATAAATATGTAGAATTCTAACTCTTCACAAtttctgtaacattttaaaaactctGACTGTGACATTGCAATGGGATGCTTACCTATGAAAATTCAGCAATTTCATTTGCAATCTGAATCCATTAGTTTCCGTCCTTGATGGAAGATCATGTTTATTTTAGATATGTGTAAATGTGTCTTGAAATTTCTATTAAAAGGTCCTCAGTATTTTCCAGAACTGCTTACAATTAGCTCCATAATAATACAAGCTCAAGATTCCCGTACAAGGGTGCACAAGCACTGAAGTATTGAACATCTGCATACTAGGGGATTTCCCAGTTGGGTTGTGCCATTGGACTCTTCATGGTGCCCAGAGGTGGAGTGAAATCTTCCATGGATATCCCTGCACTTACACTGTAGATTCTGCCCCTAGGCAGGAGCAGTGTTTCCATTCATTAAAATTGAGAAGAAGCAGAAGGATAAATACATGTACACATCTACAAGTACAAGTACACATTCTATTTGAGTTAActgtttaattgttttaaatgtcttttgGTGTTTAAAGTGTTTTCGTTCTTAAGAATTATAGAAGTAATTAATTGTTTATATAATTAATactttttgaatatttgtaaCGTTCACAAACATGCTCCTTGACAAATAAATCAGAGGTGAGATGAGTTTTTTTTGTGATGTAGAATGCAATGTCTGAAGATGCAGTGGATCGAGATGTAATAATAATGGGATTATTTCAGTGGTCCCACTTTCATGAAATCTATATTAAGGACTGACTGGTCTTCCTCAGTACAGTATGATTAGCCAAATAAACAACAGGaaatttgaaaatccaaatgctggaagtactcagtgggtcaggcagcatccatctgtgcagtgagaaacaaagttaacgtttcaggttgattcaggtttacagcatctgcaaccttTGTTTTGCGTGTTGACCTAAGTAATCTCAGCAGAGCTCATGCAGAAATACTGACTTTGGGAGAAAGAACTCCAGAGAGTATGTCAAGCAGAAGAAGGAGGTAGTTAAGAGAACAATGACTAATTGGTAAGTACTAATTTCTAGAATGTAGCATGtagatccaaaagcaaaatactgcagacgaTTGAAATTTGAAAACCAAAACTCATCAGTGTCATGGAGTTGTATAGCCCAGAAACAGTCCTTTTGCCCACCACATTCACACTGACCTTTGCACCCATTCATACTAATCGCATTTACCCATACTAGGATCATAGCCTTCTCTGGCttaatgattcaagtgcttgtttagatgcttcttaactgttgtgagattatctgccaccaccatctgctcaggcaacgcattccagattccaaccactctgtgtgaaaaagttcctcctcagattccttcTAAACTTCTTACCTCTCACAAACCTAGGCCCTCTTGTCTGGGGCAACCCcagcatgggaaaaagatttttactatcaatcttatctatccccctcataattttctgtacatctatcaagtctcccctcagcctcctctgttccaggtaaaacacacaaaaagtgctggaggaactcagtgggtcaggcagcatctatggaggcaaatgaacagtcgaggtttcgggccgagctgatgaagggtcttggcctgaagcgtcgactgttcatttccctccattgatactgcctgacccgctgagctccttcaacattttttgtgtgttgccccagatttccagcgtctgcaatctttcttgtgtctccacagaaaacaaacccagcctatccaatctcattATAACCAAAATGCTCCGATCCGGTGAATGTCCTCTGTATTTTCTTCTGCATAATCTTATCCTTTCTACAGTGtgataaccagaactgtacataatattccaagtgtggcctaaccacagttttacaAATTTGtagcatgacatcccagctctcaTGTTCtatgccacagccaatgaaggtgagcatctcatatgccttcttcaccatcctctccaTCCATGCTGCAGGGGTTTATGAACTTGTGCCCCAGGTTCCTCTGTTTATTCACACTcccaagggccctaccatttattgtcttACCTTCGTTTATCCTCCCACAATgtttcaccttgcacttgtcaggattaaattccctctGCATTTGCTTTGCCCAATTTTACAGCTGATCTAAATCATACTGTAGCTTAAGACAACCCTCTTTATTATTtatgacaccaccaattttcttgtcatccacaaacttaacaTTCAatcttcctacattcacatccaagtcgttaatgcaTATCACAAGCATCAAAGGTCCAAGCACCAACCTtttggtacaccattggtcacagacttccaatcagaagagCAACCCTCCATTACCACTCTCTTCCTCCTCTCATTAATCTAATTTTGGATCAACTCCGCAATCTTACTCAGGATCCCATGGACTCTAATTGTTTGCACCACCCTCCATATGGAACATTGTCAAAGCTCAAATTcatgtacacaacatctactACATTCttagttatttcttcaaaaaaattaaattagacTGAATTTCTCATGAACAAAGCCATGtggtctatccctaatcagccctgcCTTACTAAATGTAGATAAATCCAGTCCCTTGAAAATGTTCCCATAGTTTTCCTACCACTAATATAAGACTTACTGCCCtgcagttacctggcttatctctgttcccttcttgaataaaggaataacatttgctattctccagttACCTGATATCTTACCTgtagctaacaaagatgcaaaagtctttgtcagggcctcagcaatctcccccctttcctcccacagcctggTATGCATCTCATCAAGCCCTAGTTGAACACATTTTCCTTCTTACTGCTAAAATGCTCCAGAGTATCACTGTTTTTCTCCCTGAACTCTTCATCTACTAGgtctttctcctcagtgaatacaaatgacagtattcatttaggaccttgctcaCAATCCCTGACTCCATGCACAGATAGTCCCTCTGGTACCCAAGGAGACCTATTCTTTTcctggttacccttttgctcctaatatactcATAAGATCCCTTAAGATTCTTCTTAATCTTGCCTGCCAATAATATTTTGTGGTCCCTTGtgtcttttgttcatttttttcatcAAATCTCAATATCCCTTGCCTGCAGATCCCTAATCTTGTCAATCCTTAGCTTTCACACAGGAAAATGTCTTCCTTTTAAAATACTCCCACCTGTTGGATGTTTTACCCATATGCAGCTGCTCCCAAGACACTTTGACCAAATCCTGTCTCACGTTATTGAAATCAGCTTTCCCCACAATTTACGGCTCTAACTTGCAGACCATCCTTATCCTTgtccataattaccttgaaacttacagaattaagATCACTATCCCCAGAATGCTCCCCATTGACACTTCTCCTACTCCAAGCCACACTTAATCATCCAGTAGAGCCCCTTCTCCAGTGGAATTCCTGCTAAAgagtctccacccgaaacgtcgacagtttacttccctccatagatgctgcctgacctgctgagttcctccagcattttgtgtttgtgtgtgtgtgtctgtctgtcgcTGGAATTATCCACATACCCGCTCAAAACATTCTCCTGAATGCACTGTTCAAATTCCACCCCCATCTCAACCCCTCGCACTCAGAGAATGCCAGTCAATATtgaggaagttgaaatctcccacagCTAGAGTCCTATTGCTCTTGCACCCTTGTGAGTGCTGGAAATGCCCCGCGGGTATCCGTCTACCCGGGCACCCCAGGCATCGCCGGTTACTGTCACACGTCTCGAGCGCCCAACGGTTCCCGAACCGACCGCACGAGCTCGTTGCCAGAgcgaatttttttttgtgaatgggcTCCGCGCGACTCTTCCACCGCGTGACGTGGGCGCCCCGCGGGGCTCCAGAATGGAGAGGGGCGGGACTTCTATACCCGGGGAACCAGCCGCTTTGAAATCGGCGGCACGTGCCGGCGGGCGGGGAGTTTGACGGTTGGtccctggggtggggggaatgtcgCGAGCTCGGCGCGTGGGGGCGGGGCCAGGGCCGTGACCCTCGGCCGGAGCCGGAGTTCGAGCAGCGTCGGTGGGCCGGGTGCTCCCTGTCAGCCGGGGTGGGTGCGGGAGAGATGGTGGACGTGTTCGCGGGGCACATGCTGGTCAATAAGGACGGCGAGGCGGTAGACCCCGAGGAGGCGCTGAAGAATAAAGTTGTGGGCATCTATTTTTCGGGGGGCTGGTGCCCTCCCTGCCGCGACTTCACGCCGCGCCTGTGCGAGTTCTACACCGAGCTGATGGAGGAGACGGAGCCGGCGCCGCAGTTCGAGATCGTCTTCGTGTCCTCGGATAAGAGCCAGGCTGACATGGAGAGCTACATGGCAGCGATGCACGGAGACTGGCTGGCACTACCCTGGGAGGATCAGTACAAAACGTGAGTGTTGGCTCTCCTGTGTCTGAgatatctcccccacccccacccgggTCCAGCTgcctttcccccattccccccttCCATTttgccctcccacccctccctcgcccatgcccacccctccctccctccctcatgcccacccctccctccctccctccctcatgcccacccctccctccctcatgccatccctccctcccttatctggttctgctcatcactttcctttcctatcagattatATCATTTGTAGCCCTTGATTGTCTCCACAAATCACCTCCCAATCTCATAGTGAcaatctccatccctccctctcctacctggctccatcatttccttcctcacctggatccacctatcacctccctcagcccccctcacctctttatgctggctatctcccaaaatccctacacaaaagatgtatttcactgtgtgtttccatgtacatgtgactaataaagatcttatccacattctcagtcctgatgcagggtctcaaccccaaacctctgcctgcacaggagctgtctgacttgctgagttcctccagcagttcgtatttttttgttctggatcccagcatctgcagcctctaaTGTCTCTATGACTACTCTAAGGCAGCTGGTGCACCACACATGCTGATAACATCACagaataggggaggggaggggggctgcaggtattggaaatctgaaataaaaacagcaaatgctggaaactcagcagctcaggcagcatctgtggaaagagaaacagatttaacatttgagTTTCAAGATGCTTCGTCAGGAGAGGAAGGATctcagacatgaaacattaacatggaagttgcctgacctgctcagtatttccagtattttgcattttattttaggaggaggagaagagggaagtGTGGGAATAATTCAGCTTGTGCTCATGACTGCATTTATTGCaccaatgaaatgttttttttaacatcaaGGAACAGAGAGCCTCTGGGATAAGTTCTAGCTGTAACGTTATATTCCTGTATGGTGGACTGAAAGAGAGTTTAGGCTATCCTTTTTAACACACCCTAGAGTACTATACACTTGTATTAATGTGGCAATTCAATGCAAGTGCATGGTAAGAACATACAACAGGAAAGGATTCATGATGGACTGTACCAACTGTTCTTGATCCACATTGTTGCCATGCATTTGTATTAAATGGTCACACAAATGAAAGGGCAACAATATGGAGCAAGAAGACACAGTTCATCATGAGTTTTATGGCAATACAGATTTTATTCGACCCACTTTGCCTCAGGCAAAGATTTTCCATGCCTTTAACTACTCTTTTCTGTCAAATATCTTTCCAATCAATAGATATCTGCttatatatttttctttgatATAAATACCATGATAATTAAGAGACTCATTGCACTGGAATAATGTAGGCTTTTAATAGAATTGAAACATGGCATTTGACTGATCCTGCAACCACtttgtctatccacggcctcctctactgccactttgaggcctgacacaggttggaggaggaacacctcatatgttgtcttggtagtctccaacctgacgacatcaacatcaatttctctaacttctggtaaccatgcCCCTCTGTTTtgccctctgccccccccccccagttttccctcattcttgtggcttgtggccccctcatccctcctcttttccttctcccattctcacgacctgcccatcaccaccctctggttctccaccttccctttattccatggtctactgtcctctcctatcggatttcctcttcttcagccctttggctgttccacctatcatctcccagtttctcacatcattcccttttgttccccccccccccagttaccttccccctctcacctggactcgcctatcacctgctagcttatgctcctccccctcctttttattctggcttctgccctcttcctttctagtcctgatgaagggtctcaacctgaaatgtcaactgtttatttccatccatagaggctgcctgacctgctgagttcctctaacattttatgtgtgttgctccagattccagcatctgcagaatctcttgtgtcaccacttttgtTTTGGTGTAGCATCTGAACATTATAGCAGCTAAGTTGTGTGTGAAAATAATATTAACTTCCCAGGCTAATATAATAGATTTTTTGAAATTGTTCATCGaatgacaaggccaacatttcctaattccccttgagaaatataaataatattCCCAATCTGCACCAAAGATAAAAACCaaataaatggaaggatccaataccccctactacttttcaatggttatctcaaactatatcatgtttaaacttggaaaaaattaggagtggtactgttgatccttcacttaaatttgaggaagtttggagtccatttattcaatattttcacatgatatagatccccttataataacctttcaatttagaggaatggagttgatgacataatattgctctgtttctattgagaaattttagtccagtttttttttgttttttttttaaaaaaattttctttagcttagtttggtttgatatattgtttataatttttcttattgttttgggtttttctttttttatatattttataataaatctttttcttttatattatattcattcactaacagatcattggatctacggATTTTTttaatactctattgttctttatgattatccatgtcatgattgttctgatctctttgtattacatgtataaacattgatatattaatctgtattaataatttgaaaactaataaaaagattgaaaaggaaagaaaagaaaaaccaaaacaaaatcaaattcagTATATATTGCAACCAATGTGTATTGGTGGTGGAGTTTTTAGATGGGATACTACTCAAATGAGCTGCTTTGCCTTGAGTAATGTTGAGGTTCTTAAGTGTTGTTTGAGCTGCACTTattcaggcaagtgaagagtattccataaCGCACCTGATTTGTatatgatggaaaggcttttgggaatcaggaagtgagtcattttCTGCAGGATATCCAAACTGAACAGCTTTGGTTCTGACCTTTTTACAGAAGGAAAATCATTGTTAAAGAGCAAGGAGATGTTGGAGTCCAaaacactaccctgaggaactcatgCAGATGAGCTGATTGACATCCAGTAAATGCTTCTTTTGTACATGCTCTCACGAGCCTGCAGAGCCTTCATCTTGCTTCTTATTTCATTTTATCAGGGCTCTAATCCAATGTTTAGTCaaatgttgttttgttgttttgatGTTTCCTGCATCACTTCTGGAAATCACCAGTTTTGATCATAGACTGACTTAATTATTTCCGAGGTTGAGTGACTCAGGCAAAACCTAAATTGTGCTTCAGTGAGCAAGTTGCTGactaagtgctgcttgataggaTTGTCAGTGATCTCTTGCATCACTTTGACAGTAACCTGATTGGATGTTATTTTGCTGAATTGGATTTATCCTCATTTGTATGGACAAGACATACCTGGATAATATTGAAACAGCTTGTCCGGCGATGCACATCATCATTAAAGCTGGAATGTTACCTAgtacaaaaaaagaaaatgctggaaatagtgagcaggccaggcagcgtctgaaAGGAGAAGCGGTTAAAATTTTGGGTTGAGGTGtatggtcagaactgggaaagagagaaacaagttggttttcagtaggagagaaaggcaggagagatttgcTGTCCTGTCAAGGAAATGAAGTACAAGTGAACTTTGTTCCCATCTTCTACAAAAAATAAAGAAGCTATTTACTGCAATAGTATTGATGAGTCAGGTACTTGTTCATTCTAGAAATGTACAAGGAATTTTTGTGAATTTAGAATCAGAAAATTGTACACTGCAGCTGGAGTTGATGCACTGGAAAACAGGCTCAGGACTATTATTGTACTCAGTGGACCTTAGCTGTGCCCTAGAGCCAGTATTTTAGTATTGACATTTGTTTCATATTTAAGAAAATGGCGTTATTGTCAGGTAATATTTTTGTCAGAGAACCTTGATTTACACTCCTATCATCAAACTAGTTAAGAGGTTTGTAATGAAAAGTACATAAACAAGCTAAAGCTGATTAGTTTTCAGTATTAAATTGCTTTACAAGATATTTAGCATGCTTTCTAATGAAAGAATTGTTGAATGTTTCATGTATTAGTTGAGCTTCTTGTCAGGGCTAGGTGCAGAACAGAGGTCCTGGAGGAAAAAAGAGAATTTACGGGCAGAAATTCAATACAATTCAATGAGGCACCTGGATATAGAAATTCACTTACATCCTCTGTCACACTTTTGAACCCagcaattttgtctttttttaaaatactctGCAAATGCCATTAAAGTTCAATGCTTAATTATTTAACTTGGGAATAAGAGAGGAGCAATCGCTTTGGTGGGAATTTACTATAGGCCCCCCCAATAGTtaacaggaattagaggaacagatatgcaagtaAATCACAGAAAGATGTAAGAGTAGTTATAGCAGTGGggcattttaactttcccaatattgactgggattgcctcagTGCaaggagcttggatggggcagaatttaagtgtgtccaagaaagttttttgagacaaATGTACATAGTCCTACTTGAGATGGGGCAGTACTTGACTTTGTCTTAGGAAACAAAATTGGGCAGGtggggatgcattttgggaacagtgaccataaatcTATAAGTTTAAAGATCATTATGGAAAGGGATGAGATTGGTTctcaagttaaggtcttaaattggggaaggctgatttcaaaagCATAAGAGAGGATCTGGTgaaagttgattgggagcagatgcttgtgggtaaaaaaaagctgaaaagcGCAGTCTTAAAAGAGAATgagtcaagagttcagggccaacatgttctggtaaggatgaaaggcaaagatggcaagattaaaAAAATGTGGATGACAGAGGATATTGATGGCTTGATCAGGtagaaaaaaggaaacatatgacaAGTATAGACAACGGTAATTGAAGGATTCTCTTGAGGAACATAGTGTGTAGGagaaaacttaagaaagaaattaggagggccaaaaggggtcatgaaatatctttggcaagAAAGATTAATGAGAATCCCCAGATATTCCATAAGTATATTAGGAAAAAGAGATCCAGGGAAAGAATGGGTCACCTTGGGGACTAATGGGATAGTCTAAGGAATTGTGGTTGAGGTCCTAGAAGaatacttcttatctgtattcaccatggagaagaaTGTGAAAGATAGTGAGTTAAGGGAAGTTATGTGAATAATCTGGAGCCggtcagtattaagaagaagTGTTTGATGCCATGAGATGCATAAGGATTGATAAATCTACAGGatctgatgagatctatcccagggaggagatagctggggccctgacaaaGATTTTTGAATCCTGGTAAGCAAATGGTGCATTGCCAAAAGACTGACGgttggctaatattgttcctttatttaagaacggCAGCAAGGATCAGCTGgttaactgcaggccagtgagcctcgtACCATTGTACGGAAGTTATTGGTGAAAATCCTAAAGAATAGGATTTATGtaaacttggaaaggcagggaccaatcagggatagtcaatgtggctttgtggaGGGGAAATCCTCATTCCTAGTTTTGAaaaggtaactaagaagattgatgaaggcgagatggtagatgttgtctatgtggactttagtaaggcatttgataaggtcctgcatgatagggTTGTCAGAAGATTTTAGCACATGGAATTCAAGCTGACCTGGCTAGTTGGATCTAAAATTGCCTTGGTGATAAGAGCCAaagagtagtggtggaagaatGATTTTCtaattggaaatctgtgaccagtggtgtactgcagggattggtgctgggattcttgtttgtggtatatattgttttctctagagtgtcttgaggggagacctgatggaagtttacaaaattatgggaggcatagatagggtagacagtcagaatctttatcccagggttgaaatgtcaagtactagaggatatgcatttaaggtgagagggagaaagtttaaaggagatgtgtggggcaagtttttgtttacacagagtggtaggtgcctggaacaggctgccaggagtgatggtggaagcagatatgatagtggcgtttaagagactttcagattggcacatgaatatgcagggaatggaggggcatgaattatgtgtaggcagaagagattaatttGGCGTTGTGTTTTTCAATGCAGATatcctgggctgaatggcctgttcctgtgctgtactgttctatggtctatattaatgatttgaatgtgaatgtaggatttatgagtttgcaggtgacacaaaagttggtggtgttgtggataatgaagaaagtatctaaggctacagc encodes:
- the nxnl2 gene encoding nucleoredoxin-like protein 2, coding for MVDVFAGHMLVNKDGEAVDPEEALKNKVVGIYFSGGWCPPCRDFTPRLCEFYTELMEETEPAPQFEIVFVSSDKSQADMESYMAAMHGDWLALPWEDQYKTELKKKYCITAIPKLVIVKQNGDVITDKGRKQIRDYGLACFRNWIEVAEVFQNFSAN